In the genome of Terribacillus sp. FSL K6-0262, one region contains:
- a CDS encoding GNAT family N-acetyltransferase: protein MEIRICKEEDLESCSDTFAMVFKEAPWNEAWTAETASAYLMDFYQTPGFTGIVAIEGKEVIGFIFGAKRKWWSGDEFFINEMCVRADQQDKGIGKALLDYLLQTTDTKTITLLTDRGLPAETFYKRNGFQEIERIMFLSREV from the coding sequence ATGGAGATACGCATTTGTAAGGAAGAGGATTTGGAATCATGCAGCGATACATTTGCCATGGTCTTTAAGGAAGCCCCGTGGAATGAAGCCTGGACAGCGGAAACTGCAAGTGCTTATTTGATGGATTTTTATCAAACGCCAGGCTTTACGGGTATTGTGGCTATTGAAGGGAAGGAAGTCATCGGCTTTATCTTTGGAGCGAAAAGGAAGTGGTGGTCTGGTGATGAATTCTTTATCAACGAGATGTGTGTACGGGCTGATCAGCAGGATAAAGGCATCGGGAAGGCATTATTGGACTATCTGCTTCAGACAACCGACACCAAGACGATAACCTTGCTGACAGACCGGGGGTTACCTGCCGAGACCTTTTATAAACGAAACGGATTCCAGGAAATCGAAAGGATCATGTTTCTTAGCCGGGAAGTCTAA